A window of the Macaca nemestrina isolate mMacNem1 chromosome X, mMacNem.hap1, whole genome shotgun sequence genome harbors these coding sequences:
- the LOC105476668 gene encoding ras-related protein Rab-41, with protein MSAFGHDKAWMEAGGFGLEAAERTEYQSLCKSKLLFLGEPSVGKTSVITRFMYNSFGCACQATVGIDFLSKTMYLEDQIVQLQLWDTAGQERFHSLIPSYIRDSTIAVVVYDITNISSFKETDKWVEHVRAERGDDVVIMLVGNKIDLDNKRQVTAEEGEEKSRNLNVMFIETSAKTGYNVKKLFRRVVSALLSTRTLPPPKEGTVEIELESFEESGNRSYCSR; from the exons ATGTCTGCCTTTGGTCACGACAAGGCCTGGATGGAGGCCGGAGGCTTTGGCCTGGAGGCTGCCGAAAGAACCGAATACCAGTCTCTGTGCAAATCTAAACTCTTATTCCTGGGAGAGCCGAGCG TAGGGAAGACATCCGTCATCACCCGCTTCATGTACAACAGCTTCGGCTGCGCCTGCCAG GCAACTGTTGGAATTGACTTCTTGTCTAAGACCATGTACTTGGAGGACCAAATA GTTCAGCTGCAGCTATGGGACACAGCTGGCCAGGAGCGCTTTCACAGCCTAATTCCTAGCTACATTCGTGATTCAACTATTGCAGTGGTTGTCTATGACATCACAA acatcagttcttttaaggagaCAGATAAGTGGGTAGAACATGTACGAGCAGAAAGAGGTGACGATGTTGTCATCATGTTGGTGGGTAACAAGATTGATTTGGATAACAAAAG ACAAGTCACTGCAGAAGAGGGTGAAGAAAAATCCAGAAACCTCAATGTGATGTTTATTGAGACCAGTGCCAAAACCGGTTACAACGTGAAAAAG ctgttcCGGCGTGTGGTTTCTGCCCTTCTTTCCACAAGGACTTTACCTCCACCGAAAGAGGGGA CAGTTGAAATCGAACTGGAATCCTTCGAGGAGTCAGGCAACAGAAGCTATTGTTCCCGTTGA